ATTCTTGAAATATTTGACCTTGCAGAAGAGGTTAAAGTTTCAAAAACCGGTCTTAAGAAATACTTAGGTCGCAAACTTGCTGCTCGTGTTCTTAATACTTGGCATGAAGATTTCGTTGATGAAGATACTGGAGAAGTGGTATCTATAGAACGTAATGAAATTGTTTTAGATCGTGATACAATTCTTGAAAAAGAACATGTAGATGAGATTTTAGATGCTGGTGCTAAAACTATTCTTCTTCATAAAGAAGATAATCAACTAGGTGACTATGCGATTATCCATAATACTTTACAAAAGGATCCTACTAACTCAGAAAAAGAGGCAGTAGAACATATATACCGTCAACTGCGTAATGCCGAGCCACCAGATGAGGAAACAGCTCGTGGTATTATAGACAAGTTATTCTTTAGTGATCAACGTTACAATTTAGGTGAGGTAGGTCGTTATAGAATGAATAAGAAACTAGGTCTTGATATAGGGATGGATAAGCAAGTGCTTACCAAACAAGATATCATTACTATAGTTAAGTATTTGATTGAGCTTATTAACTCTAAGGCAGAGATTGATGATATTGATCACCTTTCTAACCGTCGTGTACGTACTGTAGGTGAACAATTATCAACTCAATTTGGTGTTGGTTTAGCACGTATGGCTCGTACAATTCGTGAGCGAATGAATGTACGTGATAATGAGGTTTTTACTCCTATTGATTTGATTAATGCGAAAACACTTTCGTCTGTAATCAATTCATTCTTCGGTACAAACCAGTTATCTCAATTTATGGATCAAACTAATCCTCTTGCAGAGATTACGCACAAGCGTCGTCTTTCGGCATTAGGACCCGGTGGTCTTTCTCGTGAGCGTGCAGGTTTTGAGGTTCGAGATGTACATTATACGCATTATGGTCGTCTTTGTCCTATTGAAACTCCTGAAGGGCCAAACATTGGTTTGATCTCTTCTTTAGCTGTTTATGCTAAGGTTAATAATATGGGATTCATTGAAACACCATATCGTACAGTTACTAATGGAAAAATTGATTTAGAAACTGAACCGAGATATTTAAGTGCAGAGGAAGAAGAAGGTATGTTGATTGCGCAGGCAAACAACCCAATGACTGATGATGGGTCAATCACTGAAGAGAAAGTTATTGCTCGTATGGAGGGTGACTTCCCGGTTGTTGAACCTAATACAGTTCATTATGCCGATGTATCTCCTAACCAGATTGCTTCTATTTCAGCATCTTTAATTCCATTCCTGGAACATGATGATGCAAACCGTGCGTTGATGGGATCAAACATGATGCGTCAGGCAGTACCACTTTTACGAGTAGATTCTCCTATTGTAGGAACAGGTCTTGAGCGTCAGGTAGCTTCTGATTCACGTGTATTGATAAATGCAGAAGGTGATGGTGAGGTAGAATATGTAGATGCAAATGAAATTACTATCAAATATGATCGTACCGAAGAAGAGCGTATGGTTAGTTTTGAAGGTGATAGCAAAACATATCAGTTAATAAAATTCCGTAAGACAAACCAGAGTACTTCTATTAACCTGAAACCTATTGTAAGTAGAGGTGATCGTGTTAAAAAGGGTCAGGTTCTTTGTCAGGGATATGCTACCGAAGCCGGGGAACTAGCTTTAGGTCGTAATATGAAAGTAGCCTTTATGCCTTGGAAAGGGTATAACTTTGAGGATGCAATCGTAATTTCTGAAAAAGTAGTACGTGAAGATATATTTACATCAATTCACGTTGATGAGTATTCACTTGATGTACGTGATACTAAATTAGGTAATGAAGAATTAACTAATGACATTCCTAACGTTTCTGAAGAGGCTACTAAAGACCTCGATGAAAACGGAATGATACGTATAGGTGCAGAAGTGAAGCCTGGAGATATTTTAATAGGTAAGATTACTCCTAAAGGAGAGTCTGACCCAACTCCAGAAGAAAAACTTCTTCGTGCAATATTTGGTGATAAAGCAGGTGATGTTAAAGATGCATCTTTAAAAGCTTCTCCTTCTTTAAGAGGGGTTGTTATTCAAAAGAAACTTTTTGCACGTGCAATAAAAGATAAGCGTAAGAGAGCAAAAGATAAAGAAGATATTTCTGCTCTAGAGGCTGAGTACGATCAAAAATTTGATGATCTTAAAGCTGTTTTAGTTGATAAGTTATTCCATTTAGTTAATGGAAAAACAGCTCAGGGTGTTAAGAATGATTTAGGTGAAGAGATTCTTCCAAAAGGAAAGAAATTCACTTTAAAAATGCTTAATTCTGTTGAAGACTATACGCATTTAAATCAAGGTACCTGGACAACTGACGATACAACTAACGTTATGATCGCAGACTTGTTACACAATTACCGTATCAAAGAAAATGATCTTCAAGGAAATTTACGTCGTGAGAAATTTACAATTTCAGTAGGTGATGAGTTACCTGCAGGAATTATAAAACTTGCTAAAGTATACGTCGCCAAAAAACGTAAGTTGAAAGTAGGTGATAAAATGGCGGGCCGTCACGGTAACAAAGGTATTGTTGCACGTATAGTGCGTGAAGAAGATATGCCTTTCTTAGAAGACGGAACACCAGTAGATATCGTATTGAACCCACTTGGTGTACCTTCTCGTATGAACATTGGACAGATTTATGAAACTGTTCTCGGATGGGCAGGTCAAAAATTAGGTCGTAAGTATGCAACTCCAATATTTGATGGTGCTACTTTAGATCAGATTAATGAACTTACAGATGAAGCTGGTATACCACGTTTTGGTCATACGTACTTATACGATGGTGGTACAGGAGAGCGTTTTGATCAGGCTGCAACAGTAGGTGTGATTTACATGCTTAAACTGGGTCACATGGTTGATGATAAGATGCATGCTCGTTCAATAGGACCATATTCATTAATTACGCAACAACCGTTAGGTGGTAAAGCACAGTTTGGTGGTCAGCGTTTTGGAGAGATGGAAGTTTGGGCGCTTGAGGCTTATGGAGCTTCAGCAACATTACGTGAGATTCTAACCGTAAAATCTGATGATGTAATAGGAAGAGCTAAAACATACGAAAGTATTGTTAAAGGAGAGCCTATGCCAGAACCGGGATTACCAGAATCGTTTAACGTATTAATGCACGAGCTTAAAGGTCTTGGACTAGACATACGTCTAGAAGATTAGATATTTTATAAGTTCCGCTTCTTAGGAAGCGGAACTTATTATGAATATCAAAGGATAGTAAAAAGAATAATTTTCGACATAAGGTATTATGGCAAGAGATAATGATAAGAATGCAGTGAAGAGGTTTAATAAAATCTCTATTGGTCTTGCGTCTCCTGAAGCAATTTTGGCTGAATCGCGCGGAGAGGTGTTAAAACCAGAAACTATAAATTACCGTACTCACAAACCAGAACGTGACGGTTTGTTCTGTGAGCGTATCTTTGGTCCTGTTAAGGATTATGAGTGTGCTTGTGGAAAGTACAAACGTATACGTTACAAGGGTATTGTATGTGACCGTTGTGGTGTTGAAGTTACAGAAAAGAAAGTACGTAGAGATCGTGTAGGTCACATCAATCTTGTTGTGCCTGTTGCTCACATCTGGTACTTTAGAAGTTTGCCAAATAAAATAGGGTACATATTAGGTCTTCCGTCTAAGAAATTAGATATGATTATCTATTATGAGCGCTATGTAGTAATACAGCCAGGTATAGCTAAGAGTGAAGAAGGTGAAGATTTAAAGAAAATGGATTTCCTTACTGAAGAGGAATATCTAAATGTTCTTGAGTCTATACCTCAAGAAAATATGTATCTAGATGATAGCGATCCTAATAAGTTTATCGCTAAAATGGGTGCAGAATGTTTAATTGAGCTTTTAAAGAGAATCAATCTTGATGAGCTGTCTTATGATTTACGTCATAAGGCTAACAATGAGACTTCAAAACAACGTAAAACGGAAGCATTAAAACGCCTTCAGGTAGTTGAGTCTTTACGAGATGCTAATAAAAATCGCGAGAATCTTCCAGAATGGATGATTATGAAAGTGATTCCTGTAATTCCACCAGAATTACGTCCATTAGTACCTCTTGATGGTGGTCGTTTTGCAACTTCAGATTTAAATGATTTATACCGTCGTGTTATTATTCGTAATAACCGTTTAAAGCGTTTGATGGAAATCAAAGCTCCTGAAGTTATTTTACGTAATGAGAAACGTATGCTTCAGGAAGCTGTTGACTCTTTATTTGATAACACACGTAAATCATCTGCAGTTAAAACAGATTCTAACAGACCTTTAAAATCACTTTCAGATTCATTGAAAGGGAAGCAAGGTCGTTTCCGTCAAAACTTACTTGGTAAACGTGTTGATTATTCTGCGCGTTCTGTAATTGTTGTTGGACCAGAATTAAAACTTTATGAGTGCGGTCTTCCTAAAGATATGGCTGCCGAACTTTACAAGCCTTTCGTAATTAGAAAACTAATTGAGCGTGGTATTGTAAAAACTGTAAAGTCTGCTAAAAAGATTATAGATAAGAAAGAGCCGGTAGTTTGGGATATTCTGGAAAATGTA
The sequence above is a segment of the Leeuwenhoekiella sp. MAR_2009_132 genome. Coding sequences within it:
- the rpoB gene encoding DNA-directed RNA polymerase subunit beta gives rise to the protein MQAKQAERLNFSSVKNRPEYPDFLDIQIKSFQDFFQLETKSEERGNEGLYNTFLENFPITDTRNNFVLEFLDYFVDPPRYSIQECIERGLTYSVPLKARLKLYCTDDEHEDFETIVQDVYLGTIPYMTPSGTFCINGAERVVVSQLHRSPGVFFGQSFHANGTKLYSARVIPFKGSWIEFATDINSVMYAYIDRKKKLPVTTLFRAIGFERDKDILEIFDLAEEVKVSKTGLKKYLGRKLAARVLNTWHEDFVDEDTGEVVSIERNEIVLDRDTILEKEHVDEILDAGAKTILLHKEDNQLGDYAIIHNTLQKDPTNSEKEAVEHIYRQLRNAEPPDEETARGIIDKLFFSDQRYNLGEVGRYRMNKKLGLDIGMDKQVLTKQDIITIVKYLIELINSKAEIDDIDHLSNRRVRTVGEQLSTQFGVGLARMARTIRERMNVRDNEVFTPIDLINAKTLSSVINSFFGTNQLSQFMDQTNPLAEITHKRRLSALGPGGLSRERAGFEVRDVHYTHYGRLCPIETPEGPNIGLISSLAVYAKVNNMGFIETPYRTVTNGKIDLETEPRYLSAEEEEGMLIAQANNPMTDDGSITEEKVIARMEGDFPVVEPNTVHYADVSPNQIASISASLIPFLEHDDANRALMGSNMMRQAVPLLRVDSPIVGTGLERQVASDSRVLINAEGDGEVEYVDANEITIKYDRTEEERMVSFEGDSKTYQLIKFRKTNQSTSINLKPIVSRGDRVKKGQVLCQGYATEAGELALGRNMKVAFMPWKGYNFEDAIVISEKVVREDIFTSIHVDEYSLDVRDTKLGNEELTNDIPNVSEEATKDLDENGMIRIGAEVKPGDILIGKITPKGESDPTPEEKLLRAIFGDKAGDVKDASLKASPSLRGVVIQKKLFARAIKDKRKRAKDKEDISALEAEYDQKFDDLKAVLVDKLFHLVNGKTAQGVKNDLGEEILPKGKKFTLKMLNSVEDYTHLNQGTWTTDDTTNVMIADLLHNYRIKENDLQGNLRREKFTISVGDELPAGIIKLAKVYVAKKRKLKVGDKMAGRHGNKGIVARIVREEDMPFLEDGTPVDIVLNPLGVPSRMNIGQIYETVLGWAGQKLGRKYATPIFDGATLDQINELTDEAGIPRFGHTYLYDGGTGERFDQAATVGVIYMLKLGHMVDDKMHARSIGPYSLITQQPLGGKAQFGGQRFGEMEVWALEAYGASATLREILTVKSDDVIGRAKTYESIVKGEPMPEPGLPESFNVLMHELKGLGLDIRLED